A genomic window from Colletotrichum destructivum chromosome 7, complete sequence includes:
- a CDS encoding Putative like-Sm (LSM) domain containing protein, LSm4/SmD1/SmD3, whose translation MLPLGLLNAAQGHPMLVELKNGETLNGHLVMCDTWMNLTLKEVVQTSPEGDKFVKIPEVYVKGNNIKYLRVPDDIIDVVKENQANHQQGGFRGGRGGNRGDHGGRGGGGDRGRGRGQGRGGRGRGNRGGS comes from the exons ATG TTACCCCTCGGCCTCTTGAACGCTGCCCAAGGGCACCCCATGCTCGTGGAGCTGAAGAATGGCGAAACCCTCAACGGCCACCTGGTCATGTGCGATACCTGGATGAACCTGACGTTGAAGGAGGTCGTGCAGACGAGTCCG GAAGGTGACAAGTTCGTCAAGATCCCCGAAGTCTACGTGAAAGGAAACAAT ATCAAATACCTGCGAGTCCccgacgacatcatcgacgtGGTCAAGGAAAACCAGGCGAACCACCAGCAAGGAGGCTTCCGCGGTGGCAGAGGAGGAAACAGGGGGGACCACGgcggtcgcggcggcggcggcgacagaggcagaggcagaggccaGGGCCGCGGAGGACGCGGCCGCGGTAACCGTGGTGGTTCATGA
- a CDS encoding Putative tetratricopeptide-like helical domain superfamily — translation MSGSRAVFDGLWRCLCPSADAYVAARLLNSPSLPRVSIATSHRRRPVPSSRGPAIRTQCRRHATTAASVPRSERNSALADDDRAPTDDTAWSEGQQDTAPTEANAPDPNEQLRAAPLSAIYDALRVLKGQPKSFDKVTTFITHLAQYRKAELSPQLYEHLIVATADVKGSAAMLAQLFAEMKQLQIKPTISICHAALAVLAVHPDYLVRNEVITALKQSWADVSVDGQSHIALGLLRDGQLEMALDALESLMDKQVAIPSWVYDIFMFVFAQHGFVDEAIKLAHGKVHTGSEVKLAVWYMLLDTCALAYHYEGTKYIWGRLLDTDREHLSDGVLLNVMNTATRQHDFELATSAARLVTQRGSKLFAHHYEALIECYGGAGDMTSALRVLCIMFRAISVAPYASTRSIYSWIKKHPESIDSALQTLTELVPNYKVPIAALNVLIEVAVDCHGYAKALEIYKNAHKYTEAAPNHVTIRYVLQACDDLESLKALVAENPELALKGDPGVFGKAVYEYAVAGDLDLAYRCVALYGEPPAASADEGEAEKPGNAEPWIPKKTLLTLVRKSLDVQDERVWWLIEQAERRNMDVQSGIAKLMASFAEEIKRSTGLAQEDRTFTEGLEPQHHSTS, via the exons ATGTCAGGCTCTCGAGCTGTCTTTGACGGGCTGTGGCGCTGCCTTTGCCCTTCAGCCGATGCATACGTCGCGGCCAGACTCCTCAActcgccctctctccctAGAGTCTCGATCGCGACGAGCCACCGAAGGCGACCCGTTCCGTCTTCCCGCGGCCCCGCCATTCGCACACAATGCCGTCGACACGCGACTACCGCGGCCTCCGTACCACGCTCGGAAAGGAATTCGGcgctggccgacgatgatAGAGCTCCAACAGACGATACAGCCTGGTCGGAAGGACAGCAGGACACGGCGCCGACCGAAGCCAATGCGCCCGACCCAAACGAACAGCTGCGAGCTGCGCCGCTGTCCGCCATATACGATGCCTTGCGAGTTCTGAAAGGCCAGCCAAAGAGCTTTGACAAAGTTACAACCTTCATCACACACCTTGCCCAGTACCGGAAAGCCGAGTTGAGCCCCCAGCTCTACGAGCACCTTATCGTGGCGACGGCCGACGTCaagggctcggcggcgatgttggcGCAGCTGTTTGCCGAGATGAAGCAGCTGCAGATCAAGCCGACCATCTCCATCTGCCATGCCGCGCTGGCT GTCCTCGCCGTACACCCCGACTACCTGGTCCGAAACGAGGTCATTACGGCCCTGAAGCAGTCGTGGGCCGATGTCAGCGTCGACGGGCAGAGCCACATTGCTCTCGGCCTGCTCCGCGATGGACAGCTAGAGATGGCGCTCGACGCGCTGGAGTCTTTGATGGACAAGCAAGTCGCCATCCCCTCGTGGGTCTACGACATCTTCATGTTCGTATTCGCCCAGcacggcttcgtcgacgaggccatcaagcTGGCCCATGGTAAGGTCCATACCGGGAGTGAAGTGAAACTCGCCGTGTGGTATATGCTCCTCGACACATGCGCGCTTGCGTATCACTACGAGGGCACCAAGTACATCTGGGGTCGGCTGCTGGACACGGACAGGGAGCACCTGTCGGACGGCGTCCTGCTCAACGTCATGAACACGGCCACGAGACAGCACGACTTTGAGCTCGCCACGAGCGCGGCTCGCCTCGTCACGCAGAGGGGAAGCAAGCTATTTGCCCACCACTACGAAGCTCTGATCGAATGCTACGGCGGCGCAGGGGACATGACGAGTGCCCTGCGGGTCCTCTGCATCATGTTCAGGGCCATCTCCGTCGCGCCCTACGCCAGCACCCGCTCGATCTACAGCTGGATCAAGAAGCACCCGGAGAGCATCGACTCGGCGCTGCAGACCCTGACGGAGCTGGTCCCCAACTACAAGGTCCCCATCGCAGCCCTCAACGTCCTAATCGAGGTTGCCGTAGACTGCCACGGGTATGCCAAGGCGTTGGAGATCTACAAGAACGCGCACAAGTACACCGAGGCGGCCCCCAACCACGTCACCATCCGGTACGTGCTCCAGGCGTGCGACGACCTGGAGTCCCTCAAGGCGCTAGTGGCGGAGAACCCGGAGCTGGCGCTGAAGGGGGACCCGGGGGTCTTTGGCAAAGCCGTCTACGAGTACGCCGTGGCCGGAGACCTCGACCTGGCGTACAGGTGCGTCGCGCTGTACGGCGAGCCCCCCGCGGCGTCTGCCGATgagggggaggcggagaAGCCCGGCAATGCGGAGCCGTGGATCCCCAAGAAGACGCTGCTCACGCTCGTCAGGAAGTCGCTCGACGTGCAGGACGAACGCGTCTGGTGGCTAatcgagcaggccgagaggCGGAACATGGACGTACAGTCGGGCATCGCGAAGCTGATGGCTTCCTTTGCCGAGGAGATCAAGCGCAGCACGGGGCTGGCGCAGGAGGACCGCACTTTCACCGAGGGCCTGGAGCCGCAGCATCACTCCACGTCGTGA